One genomic segment of Pandoraea sputorum includes these proteins:
- a CDS encoding baseplate J/gp47 family protein: MHNLIIRDGTSQAMRALPALQDGYFHLDEMTFHELLDVVVEFAGLVRFHNAEDQPEGDWSPFFRADETVVMSRILAFDLSRETERFAQWWRDTPEYDGVRGNGAGVRAMIGASPVPELVVTLNDWYVALSQAQTDNGLALRTVLRAVIMQLSRRASGVPRVIESMSLREPLDAVWSEAEHLPHSPMATAATHEPDTVPGKADVRADFHAYMKAIEMVRKEALARLPASLQSGNHDPAIGLLIAFVKQFEKLQNKLNGYTQKFIDFYYERMLGSAPRGVVPDRTWLVLRRNPDARDVVVPAGTAFPAGVDAHGHDIVYESEDELRVSGARVTRVQTLYLDHNGYSMPENLLPEDPDNGATGRKWPTAAWFEDVPCGPPGVEHPQAWPVLGAPKPGAGITPHSAARIGFALASKVLLLKEGERAIRLTITFADERLVTQLGHIADAVFNTPVEGAAPSVDDGEHGRETASESHLRRQDLYLKILRSLFSVSLTGEKGWIDIAGYVPGLLGNQMTLSFVLAPEAPSVVRYSTALHGENFDVDTPLVRCVINPGAYLFPYGLLRNLPVTGAQIDVDAHGCRDLVLYNNIGQLSAATPFAPFGPLPRLGSYLVAGSTEMAAKRITRFSLRIEWADLPRVTGGFGTWYDGYDVRLTNEDYVASVEVLAKGGWLPVGDAPRPVVPLFHTRVTPGKGERIDNAIVWEVGSLAHLFEPDEGVCPAHPLTWGPGAKNGFFKFTFAAPAFAFGHEAYPQVLSSTMLANSRKRMWRRQRPMPRAPYTPIVNTLSFDYSATGAISVDRIANRDEDGRFLHLFPSGWESLDMTSYPAPELLPRFEDAGNLYIGIDANDLGDTLTLLFQLREDSRPVRVDDDVDEVRPAGLRWSYLSNNVWKPLALRDVLTDGTHKLMTSGIVTLRVPDDIGNRNTVMPDGLYWLRVSANRDMEKYCSLYAVHAQAVQVRRGADVPPDLPMVLPAGTIARSRRPLPGIVSVVQPLPSCGGRAPETREQMRTRVSERLRHKQRAVTPADFESMILEAFAEVYKVKCFANLSTRHGPVDCVRPGQALVVPLPYWPATKDGEQMPMLDGNVVQQIAEFANALSSPWASVSVENPVYERIQVRCKVRFTDRAGNGHYLALLNAAISRYLTPWQDDVGYRTHFGWCIRQHDLEAYIGSLPYVQYVSGFSMLRIATVVADPDATAAAGTDTQTFTLFDTARRSGEATALQTDIVPLYPWSIAIPVAHHAIEAVDDDKDYAGVPTTLSQLEIGTTFIISDDDHERKTDRPA; encoded by the coding sequence ATGCACAACCTCATCATTCGAGATGGCACCAGTCAGGCGATGCGGGCGCTGCCCGCGTTGCAGGACGGGTATTTCCATCTCGACGAGATGACGTTTCACGAACTGCTCGATGTCGTCGTCGAATTCGCGGGGCTGGTGCGCTTTCACAACGCCGAGGACCAGCCTGAGGGCGATTGGTCGCCATTCTTTCGCGCCGACGAAACCGTCGTCATGAGTCGAATTCTGGCGTTCGATTTGTCGCGCGAGACGGAGCGGTTCGCGCAATGGTGGCGGGACACCCCGGAATATGACGGCGTGCGCGGCAACGGCGCAGGCGTTCGCGCGATGATCGGTGCGTCCCCGGTCCCGGAACTTGTCGTCACGCTCAACGACTGGTACGTGGCGCTCTCGCAAGCGCAGACGGACAACGGACTGGCACTGCGCACGGTGCTGCGGGCCGTCATCATGCAACTGAGTCGGCGGGCTTCGGGCGTGCCGCGCGTGATCGAATCGATGTCGCTGCGAGAGCCGCTCGATGCCGTCTGGTCCGAAGCGGAGCACTTGCCGCATTCGCCGATGGCGACCGCAGCCACGCATGAACCGGACACTGTGCCGGGCAAAGCCGATGTGCGCGCAGATTTTCACGCGTACATGAAGGCCATCGAGATGGTGCGAAAAGAGGCGTTGGCCCGCTTGCCTGCGTCGCTCCAGAGCGGTAATCACGATCCGGCCATCGGCTTGCTGATTGCGTTCGTCAAACAGTTCGAGAAGCTCCAGAACAAGCTCAACGGGTACACGCAGAAGTTCATCGATTTCTACTACGAACGCATGCTGGGCAGTGCGCCGCGCGGCGTGGTACCCGATCGGACGTGGCTGGTGTTGCGTCGCAATCCCGATGCCAGAGATGTCGTGGTCCCCGCAGGGACGGCATTCCCCGCCGGGGTCGACGCACACGGTCACGACATCGTCTACGAATCGGAAGACGAACTGCGCGTGAGCGGTGCACGCGTGACTCGCGTGCAGACGCTTTATCTCGACCACAACGGCTACAGCATGCCGGAGAACCTGCTGCCGGAGGATCCGGACAACGGTGCGACCGGTCGCAAGTGGCCCACGGCGGCGTGGTTCGAAGACGTGCCATGCGGGCCACCCGGCGTGGAACATCCGCAAGCCTGGCCGGTGCTCGGCGCGCCGAAGCCCGGTGCGGGTATCACCCCGCATAGTGCCGCGCGGATCGGCTTTGCGCTGGCCAGCAAAGTGCTGTTGCTCAAGGAAGGCGAGCGCGCCATCCGGCTGACGATTACGTTCGCCGATGAGCGGTTAGTCACGCAACTCGGACACATCGCCGACGCCGTATTCAATACGCCAGTCGAAGGCGCTGCCCCGAGCGTTGACGACGGCGAGCACGGGCGAGAAACGGCGAGCGAAAGCCATCTGCGCCGTCAAGACTTGTACCTCAAGATCCTGCGCAGCCTGTTCTCCGTCTCGCTCACAGGAGAGAAGGGCTGGATCGACATTGCGGGCTACGTACCGGGACTGCTGGGCAACCAGATGACGCTCAGCTTCGTGCTCGCACCGGAGGCGCCGTCGGTGGTGCGATATTCGACGGCGCTGCATGGTGAAAATTTCGACGTCGACACGCCGCTCGTGCGCTGCGTCATCAATCCAGGCGCGTATCTGTTCCCGTACGGCTTGCTGCGCAATCTGCCTGTGACCGGTGCGCAAATCGATGTCGACGCGCATGGCTGTCGCGACCTGGTGCTTTATAACAACATCGGGCAGCTCAGCGCGGCAACACCTTTTGCACCTTTCGGGCCGCTGCCGCGACTGGGTAGCTATCTGGTGGCGGGCAGCACGGAAATGGCGGCGAAGCGCATCACACGGTTCAGTCTTCGCATCGAATGGGCGGACCTGCCGCGCGTGACCGGCGGCTTCGGCACGTGGTACGACGGCTACGACGTGCGTCTCACAAACGAAGACTACGTGGCGTCGGTCGAGGTGCTGGCCAAGGGCGGATGGTTGCCAGTCGGGGACGCACCGCGCCCCGTCGTGCCGCTCTTTCACACGCGGGTCACGCCCGGCAAGGGCGAGCGCATCGACAACGCTATCGTGTGGGAGGTGGGCTCGCTCGCGCATCTCTTCGAGCCGGACGAAGGTGTCTGCCCCGCGCATCCGCTCACATGGGGGCCGGGGGCGAAGAACGGATTCTTCAAGTTCACGTTTGCCGCACCCGCCTTCGCTTTCGGGCACGAGGCCTACCCGCAGGTGCTGTCGTCGACGATGCTCGCCAACTCACGCAAGCGTATGTGGCGCCGACAGCGCCCGATGCCGCGTGCCCCATACACGCCCATCGTCAACACCCTCTCGTTCGATTACAGCGCGACCGGTGCGATCAGCGTCGACCGGATTGCGAATCGGGACGAAGACGGCCGCTTCCTGCATCTGTTCCCGTCCGGCTGGGAATCGCTCGACATGACAAGCTATCCCGCCCCCGAACTGCTCCCACGCTTCGAAGATGCAGGCAACCTGTACATCGGCATCGATGCGAACGACCTCGGTGACACGTTGACGTTGCTGTTCCAGCTTCGCGAAGACTCCCGGCCGGTGAGGGTGGACGATGATGTCGATGAAGTACGCCCAGCGGGTTTGCGCTGGAGCTACCTCAGCAACAACGTCTGGAAGCCGCTCGCGCTTCGCGACGTCCTCACGGACGGCACGCACAAGCTCATGACGTCGGGAATCGTGACGTTGCGGGTGCCGGACGATATCGGCAATCGCAATACCGTCATGCCCGACGGGCTGTACTGGCTTCGCGTGAGCGCCAATCGCGATATGGAGAAGTATTGCAGCCTCTACGCAGTGCACGCGCAAGCCGTGCAGGTCCGGCGCGGGGCAGACGTACCGCCGGACCTGCCGATGGTCCTGCCAGCGGGCACCATTGCGCGCAGTCGGCGTCCGTTGCCTGGCATCGTGTCCGTCGTGCAACCGCTGCCGTCGTGCGGCGGCCGGGCACCGGAGACGCGCGAACAGATGCGTACGCGCGTGAGCGAACGGTTGCGCCACAAGCAGCGTGCGGTCACGCCCGCCGACTTCGAATCGATGATTCTCGAGGCGTTTGCGGAAGTCTACAAAGTGAAGTGCTTCGCGAACCTGTCGACCCGGCACGGTCCGGTCGATTGTGTTCGCCCGGGACAGGCGCTCGTGGTGCCGCTGCCGTACTGGCCTGCCACGAAGGACGGTGAACAGATGCCAATGCTTGACGGCAACGTCGTCCAGCAGATCGCCGAGTTTGCGAATGCGTTGTCGTCGCCCTGGGCGAGTGTTTCCGTCGAGAACCCAGTCTACGAACGCATTCAGGTGCGCTGCAAGGTGCGCTTCACCGATCGCGCGGGAAACGGTCACTACCTCGCGCTGCTCAACGCGGCGATCTCGCGCTATCTCACACCGTGGCAGGACGACGTGGGCTACCGCACGCACTTCGGATGGTGTATCCGGCAACACGATCTCGAGGCGTATATCGGCTCGTTGCCCTATGTGCAGTACGTCTCGGGTTTTTCGATGCTGCGCATCGCGACGGTGGTCGCGGACCCCGACGCGACAGCGGCAGCGGGCACCGACACGCAGACCTTCACGCTATTTGACACCGCCCGGCGTTCGGGCGAAGCCACGGCCCTGCAGACGGACATCGTTCCGCTGTATCCGTGGAGCATCGCGATCCCGGTGGCGCACCACGCCATCGAAGCGGTGGACGACGACAAGGATTACGCGGGCGTGCCGACCACGCTCAGTCAGTTGGAAATCGGCACCACCTTCATCATTTCGGATGACGACCATGAACGGAAAACCGATCGCCCGGCGTAA
- a CDS encoding contractile injection system tape measure protein has translation MAARHWIRSFNFDLTFASGGMAMSQGEPLRALVVDQLLPVVASVFDEATDDGAAADIYRIDRLNVDLGEVYAEDLPETLAERLAQALADVLILRRDTGAADDGGAGEEGDGFGVGDGGDGGSVAGQMRLESDDASVWSQAAPTPHVSKFATATAADVADLIAFLASGQSAKPGVAPALAQAEREDTSHREERMRRDTDAVAADDIEGLLTRVLAGDIQSVRQQIRASASPDILIERLTKQFPADRVEALLRALRPAEASAWLRQLDSLDRLLTTVGWNATQRNAAQSAARARLLAIGLLPPHADLREMPWHGVWQSVLSIAQVRGLARDAFEFVAKVEDSVWAYKDYASAIAVTQSGGRSQADLAFSPMIDALHRVADALAGEEVRAGGTTALHSEVVMGMAGERPDVAVSTANASPRPSPRALTRAGLRVLLATALMRAQAKPLYGIWPTLVANEAGTLREALLRYLAVPDLREQIAMTFPESMLEDMLTLLLAAHANAVQASTRVRRKRADAYAVATNSPSTDHDINRTWGWRNAWSHDIAGLLDIDDSDEMPATSSRDEALRDAPVLDASFDMRAESDAAVLIGQENSTAAMSGDSVQDDPSDALIANESVPRSGGRYAPAGERKPNNPSYVLPSVRPSTNDAEAHAGATTRQDTLIQALLSGSAVALHEDWAEWTGEERAVLAAVWRHYATYDTVLMRVVEGFPEAMLVDLATLTEPSASAVWEAFGGLSVSRLVDADQVSAYAIERLPGDTSRALDGPSSVADNGGHETHAQPITRNLPSKTEFDRWKREVWHATFIQLRAISPVASTSSTSSTSSTSSISSMSFAALEAIAWSRGTTALTRRALDLWRASVTNATVATTTNTTSPGTIARSPSAANSIDVDDNDRRPLESSTAAAMPSASVPLPVSRHTAHVAIQRLIALRQRVNPQGGDLIARASSLPDAERVELRQIVTEISSSLDADLLGIDARHWQAVVDTMITVSETIPDAHREVLYRSILDNTPEVDDRRAEAAEAAEAAEAAEAAEAAEAAEAAEAAEATGRYYASVATALASDAVLDLDLFAASAIADVASSSPDDPDFNSPEPFPATSPNRPPAMPEDFITYLTSTDFRQGSTPPAGFDIWLRQSVYSGAQVLRPVIAMAAEDEVLAERWLDVIPQPLWPGIARLSSRDTPQVAQMLRVASDITDLFATTVETVAPASLHRARWRFLFPWLFLSQRPFDATPFATSLVAQLARHANVSVPPALASRVQQQTGIDMRTAEVTDDVHLLQTPLMVPYAGIVLAWPFTPQLWETLGLTKEHRFVSDEAAERAVLLLHHVGSGLTEAPEPHLTMHKLLCGLPLATPVARNLDITADESAICDRMLDVIIEHWSAIGNTSREGLRGSFLQREGRLSLAEDGWHLKVKRAPYDMLLDRLPWSISTIRLSWMEQTLWVEWA, from the coding sequence ATGGCCGCGCGACATTGGATCCGCTCGTTCAATTTCGATCTGACCTTTGCGTCGGGCGGCATGGCCATGTCGCAAGGCGAACCGCTGCGAGCGCTGGTCGTCGACCAGTTGCTGCCGGTGGTGGCGTCGGTGTTCGATGAGGCGACGGACGATGGCGCAGCGGCGGACATCTACCGTATCGATCGGCTCAACGTCGACCTTGGCGAGGTATACGCCGAGGATCTGCCCGAGACGCTGGCAGAGCGGCTGGCGCAGGCATTGGCGGACGTGCTCATCCTGCGTCGGGACACAGGTGCTGCGGACGATGGCGGGGCGGGTGAGGAGGGTGATGGTTTCGGTGTCGGAGATGGTGGTGATGGCGGCTCGGTGGCTGGGCAAATGCGGTTGGAAAGTGACGACGCTTCCGTGTGGTCTCAGGCGGCGCCGACACCTCATGTCAGCAAGTTCGCGACAGCCACCGCTGCGGACGTGGCCGACCTGATCGCGTTTCTCGCGTCAGGCCAGTCGGCGAAGCCAGGAGTGGCGCCAGCATTGGCGCAGGCCGAACGTGAAGATACGTCACACCGGGAGGAACGAATGCGTCGAGACACCGACGCTGTGGCGGCCGACGATATCGAAGGACTTCTGACGCGGGTGCTGGCGGGTGACATACAGTCCGTCCGACAACAAATCCGGGCGAGCGCGTCGCCGGACATTCTCATTGAGCGGCTGACGAAGCAGTTTCCGGCAGACCGCGTCGAAGCACTTCTTCGCGCGTTACGTCCGGCAGAGGCATCCGCGTGGTTGCGCCAGCTTGATTCGCTGGATCGCTTGCTTACGACGGTAGGCTGGAACGCGACACAACGCAACGCAGCGCAATCGGCCGCCCGCGCACGATTGCTCGCAATCGGCCTGCTTCCACCGCACGCCGACCTGCGGGAAATGCCGTGGCATGGTGTCTGGCAATCGGTGCTGTCGATTGCGCAGGTGCGAGGATTGGCACGCGACGCGTTCGAGTTCGTGGCGAAGGTTGAAGATAGCGTGTGGGCCTACAAGGATTATGCGTCTGCGATAGCCGTCACCCAGTCGGGAGGGAGATCTCAAGCAGATTTGGCGTTCTCACCGATGATCGACGCCCTGCATCGCGTCGCCGACGCACTCGCAGGCGAGGAGGTGAGGGCGGGCGGTACCACCGCCCTCCATTCGGAAGTGGTCATGGGTATGGCAGGCGAACGTCCCGACGTGGCGGTATCGACGGCGAACGCATCCCCGCGTCCCTCCCCACGCGCCCTTACGCGGGCTGGTCTGCGAGTGTTGCTTGCGACAGCACTGATGCGTGCGCAGGCGAAGCCGCTTTACGGCATCTGGCCAACGTTGGTGGCGAACGAGGCGGGCACTTTGCGCGAAGCACTGCTTCGCTACCTCGCCGTACCGGACCTGCGCGAGCAAATTGCAATGACGTTTCCGGAGTCAATGCTTGAGGATATGTTGACGCTCCTTCTGGCGGCACATGCCAACGCGGTGCAAGCGTCGACCCGGGTGCGTCGCAAACGAGCCGACGCGTACGCCGTTGCGACAAATTCACCGAGCACCGACCATGACATCAATCGAACGTGGGGATGGCGAAACGCATGGTCTCATGACATCGCAGGGCTGTTGGACATCGACGATTCCGACGAGATGCCCGCGACTAGCTCGCGAGACGAGGCCCTACGGGACGCACCCGTTCTCGACGCTTCGTTCGACATGCGTGCTGAGTCCGACGCTGCGGTCTTAATAGGACAGGAGAATTCAACGGCTGCGATGTCTGGCGACTCGGTGCAGGACGACCCATCGGACGCGCTCATCGCTAACGAGTCGGTGCCGCGCAGCGGGGGACGCTATGCACCCGCTGGCGAGCGCAAACCTAACAACCCGTCGTATGTGTTGCCATCGGTGCGGCCATCCACAAATGACGCCGAGGCGCATGCGGGAGCCACAACTCGACAAGACACGCTTATCCAGGCGCTGTTGAGCGGTTCGGCCGTGGCGCTTCACGAGGATTGGGCTGAATGGACCGGTGAGGAACGCGCAGTGCTTGCGGCGGTCTGGCGTCATTACGCGACGTACGACACGGTGTTGATGCGCGTCGTGGAGGGCTTTCCGGAAGCGATGCTTGTGGATCTGGCGACGTTGACGGAGCCGTCTGCATCGGCCGTTTGGGAGGCATTTGGGGGGCTTTCGGTCAGTCGGCTGGTTGATGCAGATCAAGTGTCGGCGTACGCCATTGAACGGCTGCCCGGCGACACTTCCCGCGCGCTCGACGGCCCCTCCAGCGTTGCCGATAACGGCGGGCATGAGACGCACGCTCAGCCGATCACACGGAACCTGCCGTCGAAAACCGAGTTCGATCGATGGAAGCGGGAAGTCTGGCATGCGACCTTCATACAGTTACGTGCCATTTCGCCGGTCGCGTCCACGTCATCCACGTCATCCACGTCGTCCACATCGTCAATCTCGTCCATGTCGTTCGCTGCGCTGGAAGCCATCGCCTGGAGTCGCGGGACGACAGCATTGACACGTCGGGCGCTTGATCTGTGGCGAGCCTCCGTCACAAACGCTACCGTGGCTACCACCACCAATACGACTTCCCCGGGCACGATTGCACGTTCGCCGAGCGCGGCCAACAGCATCGACGTGGATGACAATGACCGCCGACCGCTGGAGTCATCGACTGCCGCTGCAATGCCATCCGCGTCGGTGCCGCTCCCAGTGAGCCGCCACACTGCGCACGTAGCGATCCAACGCCTCATTGCGCTTCGCCAACGAGTGAACCCGCAAGGCGGCGATCTTATCGCTCGTGCCTCGTCGTTGCCCGACGCCGAGCGAGTCGAGCTCCGGCAAATCGTCACGGAGATATCGTCATCGCTAGATGCCGATCTTCTCGGGATCGACGCTCGCCACTGGCAAGCCGTCGTCGACACGATGATCACCGTCAGCGAGACGATTCCCGACGCGCACAGAGAAGTGCTTTATCGCTCGATTCTCGACAACACGCCGGAGGTCGATGATCGTCGCGCCGAAGCCGCCGAAGCCGCCGAAGCCGCCGAAGCCGCCGAAGCCGCCGAAGCCGCCGAAGCCGCCGAAGCCGCCGAAGCCGCCGAAGCCACTGGGCGCTATTACGCGAGTGTGGCCACCGCACTCGCCAGCGATGCCGTGCTCGATCTTGACCTGTTCGCGGCGTCGGCGATTGCAGACGTCGCTTCGTCGTCCCCGGACGATCCGGATTTCAATTCACCCGAACCATTCCCCGCGACATCCCCAAACCGTCCGCCCGCCATGCCGGAAGACTTCATCACCTATCTCACCTCTACGGACTTCCGCCAGGGCAGCACTCCGCCTGCAGGCTTCGACATCTGGCTTCGTCAGTCGGTCTATTCGGGCGCGCAGGTTCTGCGACCGGTCATCGCGATGGCCGCAGAAGACGAGGTACTGGCCGAGCGTTGGCTGGATGTGATTCCGCAGCCGCTGTGGCCGGGCATCGCGCGACTGTCGTCCCGCGACACGCCGCAAGTGGCTCAAATGCTGCGCGTCGCCAGCGACATCACGGATCTGTTCGCTACGACCGTCGAGACGGTCGCACCGGCGAGTCTGCACCGTGCGCGCTGGCGTTTCCTGTTCCCGTGGCTGTTCCTGTCGCAGCGTCCGTTCGACGCCACACCGTTCGCAACATCGCTCGTGGCGCAACTGGCCCGTCACGCGAACGTGTCTGTGCCACCCGCGCTCGCCTCGCGCGTTCAACAACAAACCGGTATCGATATGCGCACTGCCGAGGTGACCGACGACGTCCACCTTTTGCAGACTCCGTTGATGGTGCCTTACGCCGGGATCGTTCTTGCCTGGCCGTTCACGCCTCAGCTTTGGGAGACGCTCGGCCTGACTAAGGAACATCGCTTCGTCAGCGACGAAGCCGCTGAGCGTGCAGTGCTCCTGCTGCATCACGTCGGCTCAGGCCTCACCGAAGCCCCGGAACCGCATCTGACGATGCACAAGCTGCTTTGCGGATTGCCGTTGGCTACGCCCGTAGCACGCAATCTCGACATTACGGCAGACGAGTCGGCGATATGCGACCGGATGCTCGACGTCATCATCGAGCACTGGTCCGCCATCGGTAACACGTCTCGCGAGGGCCTCAGGGGAAGCTTCCTGCAGCGCGAGGGCCGGTTGTCGCTGGCGGAAGACGGCTGGCACTTGAAGGTGAAACGAGCGCCATACGACATGCTGCTGGATCGGCTGCCGTGGAGCATCTCGACAATTCGTCTGTCCTGGATGGAGCAGACGCTATGGGTGGAGTGGGCATGA